A region from the Lycium barbarum isolate Lr01 chromosome 8, ASM1917538v2, whole genome shotgun sequence genome encodes:
- the LOC132606534 gene encoding polyadenylate-binding protein RBP47-like codes for MNGDMSQQQQQWIAMQQQYQQQWMAAMQQQQYPPAMVMQQQQQMMYGGQQQYMPYGYHQQQRHKQHIQQSSNEDNRTIWIGDLQQWMDEGYLHTCFAQSGEVISVKVIRNKQTGQSERYGFVEFNTHEAAEKVLQSYNGTMMPNAEQPFRLNWSSFSAGEKRADVGAGAGSGSSSDLSIFVGDLAPDVTDAMLCDTFASKYPSVKGAKVVIDSNTGRSKGYGFVRFEDESERSRAMTEMNGIYCSSRAMRIGVATPKKPSAMQQYSSQAVILAGGHASNGAATQTSQSNSDLSNTTVFVGGIDSDVTDEDLRQSFIQFGNVVSVKIPAGKGCGFVQFSDRSAAEDAIQKLNGTVIGTQTVRLSWGRNPANKQFRTDSGSQWNGGYYGRQNYGGYGYGASQSQDSMYAAQAAYGAASNGYGNHQQPVS; via the exons ATGAATGGGGATAtgagtcaacaacaacaacagtggATTGCGATGCAGCAACAGTATCAGCAACAATGGATGGCGGCTATGCAGCAACAGCAGTATCCACCGGCAATGGTAatgcagcagcaacaacaaatgATGTACGGTGGTCAGCAACAATACATGCCGTACGGTTACCATCAACAACAACGGCATAAGCAGCATATTCAACAGAGTTCAAACGAAGATAATAGAACTATCTGGATTGGTGATCTTCAACAATGGATGGATGAAGGCTATCTTCATACTTGTTTCGCTCAATCTGGAGAG GTTATTTCTGTGAAGGTCATTCGAAATAAGCAGACTGGTCAATCAGAGCGTTATGGGTTTGTTGAGTTCAATACCCATGAAGCAGCAGAAAAAGTCCTACAGAGCTACAATGGCACTATGATGCCAAATGCAGAGCAACCATTCCGCCTAAATTGGTCATCCTTTAGCGCTGGTGAAAAGCGTGCAGATGTTGGTGCTGGTGCTGGTTCTGGTTCTTCTTCTGATTTATCGATTTTTGTAGGAGATTTGGCCCCTGATGTTACTGACGCAATGTTGTGTGACACATTTGCCAGTAAATATCCATCCGTTAAAGGTGCAAAAGTAGTAATAGATTCAAACACGGGTCGCTCAAAAGGCTATGGCTTTGTTAGGTTTGAAGATGAAAGCGAAAGGTCTCGGGCCATGACCGAAATGAATGGCATATATTGTTCTAGCAGGGCTATGCGTATTGGTGTTGCTACTCCAAAGAAACCATCAGCAATGCAACAATATTCTTCACAAG CTGTAATATTAGCGGGTGGACATGCATCAAATGGTGCTGCAACCCAAACTTCCCAGTCTAATAGTGATTTGTCAAACACAACA GTTTTTGTTGGAGGAATTGACTCTGATGTTACTGACGAAGACCTCAGGCAGTCATTTATCCAGTTTGGCAATGTGGTCTCTGTGAAAATACCAGCTGGAAAAGGATGTGGTTTTGTACAATTTTCGGACAG GAGTGCAGCAGAGGATGCAATACAAAAATTAAATGGAACAGTTATTGGAACTCAGACAGTTCGTCTTTCCTGGGGTCGAAATCCAGCAAACAAGCAG TTTAGAACAGACTCTGGTAGTCAATGGAACGGGGGTTATTATGGAAGGCAAAATTATGGTGGATATGGATATGGTGCATCACAAAGTCAAGATTCCATGTATGCTGCTCAAGCAGCTTATGGAGCAGCCTCTAATGGCTACGGGAATCACCAACAACCAGTTAGCTGA